Sequence from the Rutidosis leptorrhynchoides isolate AG116_Rl617_1_P2 chromosome 3, CSIRO_AGI_Rlap_v1, whole genome shotgun sequence genome:
aagaccataagctatataaacttagatccaacacaagtgtatgaagttataactagaaagttatacttccatgttcttgaacttacaaagttaactttagttcaagaaaaatgagatcaagattaactagtaacacttgaccaacaaacaacaaatcatgaatttaaaagtacataacatgaagaaataaactaaatttacaagtaataagttcatggttgttcatacttagaaagattcaagctaaggctttgatctttaagaaagtaaaccttaagtttacaaacatgaacacaagtatgataatgaaacttatgaactttaaatctttaaaacatttaagtgtagaaccataaactagaaagtttagattcttgttcttggttcttcatcaaagaaaagatggaagtaaccaagattacatgaagatacaagttatagaacttgatctttaacaacaataaacaacaacaagtaattaaacaagtaagaatgatgatgatgaatgttttTGTTTCGGTTTTcacaagaaaaaaaaagaaagaaatcaagccttgttacttacaagttagagagaaaatgtgagagaaatgaaagtgtgaaatgaagtgtgtggaaaATGAAATAAACTAGTGTATAAGTAACTCAAAAATTGAAAATAAAACTCTTCCCCATGTGTACCAAGGCCGACGGCCAAAAGGGGTGCCCAAAGAGGAAGGTCAAGTCTCCAACTTTCAAACATGGGAGAATGGTGTGAGCTTGAAGTGGTATTAAAGCTAAGTGGCATGGGAATAAGGTGTAAGTGTACATGTAACTAGTATTCTCATGTCACTAACTAATCTAGTTTTATtttaatgtaatacttgcataaaagTGGGCTTACTTAGTCCATTAAGAAGGtaaggtgggcttccaagtccatgtacattaataaaagcccaagtaattgactactaacattagttaattaaaaatgattaataataattaatcatgaacgtaaataatgtccaaaatattattcgtgaaaagtacgtgtgtcacaaagacaagtcgggacatgtaaagtcaatacggtaacaagtaacacgtataagaacacgtttattaaaacacaagcattaataataaattattaataattaaacgttggaaaatccagggtcgttacaggttCGGGGAATTTGTGAACTACTAGCACTAGAATACTAGATTGACAAATTGAACAATTTCTTCGTCGTCGGAATCGGGTCAGAAGAAACTCGAGCATTTTGTATGTCTTAACCATTTCGATATTTAACTTTTATATAATTTGAGAGAAAAGTGGAAAATAATATGTTTTGTGACGAGAAAATGGATGGAAATAATGGATGgaaatatgtaagtatatataggtAACAAAAATATtggtttctttttttttaattgaatataTCAAATGGTACTATTGCTCGAAACACTCATACAAGGCCATTGTCACTCACGAGCGTGAGTTTGCATGTGGGATTCACACCCACGCGACCTCCCATGTTTTATCCCACGAACCGTAACCCCTAGATGGGGCGTGGGTTTTGGTCCAGCTCAACACCCACATCGTTGATTTGTTAATTGTTATTGTAACACATGGTCCTATAGAATCTTTTCAATGTTAGAATTGATATTCATACACATACTTTCTTGGGTTGGTCCAATTTACAATAAGTATATCAGCCACCACGAGTGAACAGTAACAGTATGACATCACCGCTGATGTCAACAATTTTGACTTTTTTTTCCATCTCAAATATTTGGCCCAAATGGGCCTATGAGCTCTTCCTAGTTGGCTTTAATGGTTCAATGCTTAGAAATGGTCAAATGACTCAAAAGACCGTGTGTGTGCTATTACAATTACTTTGTGGATCTTTTTACAGTTCCGTAATAGTACTACTTTTAAGTCACATCCGAATATCCGATGAAGAAATATAGCTCTATGATCTCATTCTTTTGTTTTCATTTTCTTAAGTTAACTGTAGAAGTCTTAAATTTACTAGTTGAAACTATGACTTTTCAAGCTTTTGTAATTTTGCTCCAACTCTCTACtagattttttttagttttattacatccacagaaaaaaaaatgtaaacaagAACATAAGAAAACTTGACACTCCACATAATAATTATGATTTGATTTGCAAATTGGTTATGACATTGTGCGCTAAATATTTTGGGTGAAGCGAATATATCCATGAATTATAAATTGTCTTTCATTTCTAATCCACCAACCATCTCATATATATCAATATTATCCATCGGATCAGATGTTAAGTCACCTTTATCAATTGTTAGTGGATCGAAtaagatgaatatctattgaatcaGATACAAACTATACAAATACGTATACAGGCTTTTATTTTGATAGATGCATTGTTGTTTTGTCACCATAGTTTGTAGTTTGGACTTGTAAGTATTCACTATTATAAGAAAATAATTCTCCACACAATTGTAGGATgatattattgatatatttatatacaataCATATCTTGGAGAAAAAGATAAAAAGTATATGAAAATAATATTTACGGTATAAAATAACTAAACTTGATCTCAAAGTACGTGATCATTACCATGATCAACTAATCACGTGATCTTATCTCTAATacccccctcccccccccccctcAAGCGAACTGGTGGAGGACCAACATGAAGCTTGCTATGAAACGATTCAAACAATGAACGAGGAAGACTTTTGGTAAAGATGACCGCAAGTTGAAGTGCCGTTGGAACAAACTTGGTGTAGAGCTTTTCAGAAGATACGAGCTCACGAACAAAGTGATAATCAATGTCAATATGTTTTGACCTCTTGTTAGAAACAGGATTTTGACTTAGAAAGATTGCACTCTTGTTGTCGCATAGAATGGTCGGTCTTTCCGGAGGCAATACATAAAGTTCACGAAGAAGATGTGTAATCCATACGATTTCGACTGCAGTGTTAGCTAAAGCACGATACTCCGATTCACAACTAGACCTAGCCACGGTTGACTGCTCCCTGGCATTCCATGAAATAAGATTACCACCAAGAAATATAGAATAACCATACGTAGAACGTCTTGTCTCAATACATCGGGCACAGTCAGCATCAGAGTATCCAAGTAACAAAGGTTTTGAAGCATGATGAAAAGACAAACCATAGACAAGTGTACCTTTGACATACCGTATAATCCGCTTCACGGCTTGAAAATGATCAGTAGTGGGTGCATGAAGAAACTGACTAACTTGATTGACCGCATAAGAAATGTCGGGGCGGGTAATCGTTAGATATTGTAATGCACCAACGAGCGAGTGATAGAAGGTAGAATTCTTTAAAAGAGTACCATGCAATGTAAAGCTCTCGGCCGTAGCTAGTGGTGTTGCAGCTGGTTTGGAGTCCACTAAACCAGCTCAAACCAATATATCATGAGCATATTTGGTTTGGCTCAAGAATAAACCAGAATTCATGTAAGCTACTTCGAGCCCCAAGAAATAGCTGAGATGACCAAGATCTTTAATGGAAAATTCCTCATTCAGACGAGAGATGAACTTGCAAATGGTGCTACTGTGATTTCCTGTAATGATTAAATCATCCACATATGGTGCTCTGATACCATATAAGAAAATAATTCTCTACACAATTGTGGGATGATATTATTGTACATATCTTGGAGAAAAAGATAAAAAGTATATGGAAATAATATTTACAGTATAAAATAACTAAACTTGATCTCCAAGTACGTGATCATTACCATGATCAACTAATCACGTGATCTTGTCTCTAATAACTATCTCCAAAGAGCCAAATGGAATGAACCCAATATGTATATATCTGGTCCAAGCCCATTTACATTTGTTATTATAATTTAATtacaaatttaaaatatattttttatttttattataacttaaaatataataaatTTCATATATTACGTTTTTGTTTTAATTCTACTATatttatacatttatttatatttatatttttaaataaatatatatatttatgtacttTAATGTATTAATCAATACGGGAGCACTTTTTAGAGGGaaatattttttttcgttttttttttaattttcttcaggcattaagatcacataaaaatttgaagattaaaaaAGAAACTTCGtggtaaatgttattattttgatgaaaaaacgctcgaagaactaaatGATaccattcattgcaatgaatgtttgcttctgagttttttttttttttttttttttttagggtttagaaattaagtagaaaatatgggttaaaaattagggtttatctattagggtttagaaattagggttttggatttagaaattagggtttaggatttagaaattagggtttagattgaattgttAACACGAACGCTTTAGAGTATAGGGTTTAGGgcttatggtttagggtttggggtttagggactaaacccaaaaccctaagccctaaactctaaattgaGGTAATTCTTgaaaaaaaacttcacatatgatggaaaaaagacgctcgaagaataacattcaGGAATAACATTACACATTATGCATGCtatcatttttttcttcgagcgttttcccgctaaaataataacattcagCACAAAGTGTCATTTTTgaatattcatattttcgtgtgctcttaatgatgagaaaaaaaatcgaaaaaacgaAAAACAAAATTACTACTTATCTCTTCCCCCCAAAAAAAATGTTTCCCTCTTTATTATGAcccatatactttatatatatactagttttttAAGTCCGTGCATTGCACGACAATTGCATAAATTAGTATTCGATAATGTTTATAATACAATGacaatgattttttttttaatactaataaCATTTGTATCGGAAGCATTAGTATTGAAAAGTATCACATACATCACGAGTCTGTCCGTTAAAATCATTTTAGATTTCATTTAACAAACAATTGATAAAGCATAAATATGAGCCTGTAAAAGTTACTTTAAAACCGTTAATTAATCATAATTTTATTCACATTTCTAATTGTATTTTATTGTGATATACAGTAATAAATTATAtaagaaaataaaatataaatattataaaatgtcATAACAATTGCTCTTGGTTACTTTTTTAAGATGGATGATTTGAAGCTTCGTAATTAATAGAaataatataacataacataatacataatatataatggGAGGTGATCTTTACACACCACTTTTTGACATACACATAATTTACTATTATACACTCaattatattgtgtttattatacACTTAATTATATTGTGTTTTTAAATAATAAAGCTTGATGTGGTGGCTTTTGTCAAGTTAAACACGTATGGTCCCTGGATGTTTTTTAAACTTGATTTATATTTACTTTACCTAATTGGTaattaacacacacacatacacgagtaAGATACACTCGCATACACCAACACACGACTTATATTTTTACCTTATTTCTTTTTTGTCTCTGTACTACCGAATCCAACAACCCTTTGAGTTTAAAACTTATATTTCATCATTTGATTCTAGAACTTTAAACAAGATACTGATTCATGCGATTCCTATCAAAACAAGGTAAGAACTTATGATTCTTGCTATTTAATAAGTTTTTATGAGTTTTAAGGGTTTTGTACAAAAATTAGGAGTAATGGTCAAATCTTGTGAATTGTTGTTTATATGCTTGAATTGATTATGACTATAGTTGGTATATGTTGTATACATGATATATATATTCTTGATTCATGTTAAAATTATGAATTGGTGTTTTTAGGGTTCTTGagaaaaaaaatgataaatttGTATTTTGTAGTGATAAATCTTGATTGAAGGTGTTGTTAGCTTGTTGGATACTTGTGTTCTGTTATGTACATGTTAATGCTTGATTGTGAGCCCTTAATTTGGTATAAAAAAACTGCTCGAAACTCGAAACTGCTGCTGATACTGTTCTGTTCAGCTGTTTCAGCATTCTGTTGCTGTTTTCAGCTGCTGTTGCAGCGTTTTCGCTGCTGTTGCAGCCCCTTTTGCTGATGTTCGCCCGTGTGGCGCGTAACGGCTTGGTGTGGCCGCAGCCCGATGGCCCGTGCACTTGTTTTACAGTTTGTGTGTTTGTTTGACCGCCCGTTTTGCCCATGACCCGCTCGTTTGGACATGTTTAgtttatataagtgtatatatgtatatatactaagttaggtatatatatgtgtgtgtgtgtgtgtgtgtgtgtgtgtgtgtgtgtatatatatatatatatatatatatatatatatatatatatatatatatatatatatatatatatatatgatacgatgggtatatatatgtatatattgttgtgaaacttGTATATCGTTCTGTATCGcgataagtgattttgataatatTATATGGTTAGTAAATGGGATATGATTTACTGACTTGTTGAgtatttgttctcaggtgatacagacgcaagaggagaagactcggtgagaTTAGACTACCGAGGTTTgcgggtatcggtgagtgggactatcttaacTGTTATATGTATGTAGTAGCAGGTTATGCTACTGTTGTCCTGCGATGTTACACCAGACTAGTTAGCATATGATGTTTATGCTTCTGTGATGATTATGTGCACTTGGGTATTATCGGCTATGATGTCTAGTTGGTAATCAGCTTTGGGTATAAAGCTGAGCATAAGGTCAACCTTGCTGTCATGTTGGTTTCAAGAGTTACTATTCgtgtagtatagtttgaatgacgcatccTCTACGCCCGGATtactatgcgagggagacagtaacaggaactttcggtaaactctagcctgatcagctagtagttaatggctcgtacaagccgccgagcctAGTGTTACCATTCTGGTTTATCTTGTTGCTGTTATGCAATTGTACTTAGCTTGATGCTAAAAACCTATATGTTTCCATTCACTTAGCATTGTGCTAACTCCCCACAGTTTCCTCCCTTGCAGGTTATGCTTTGTTTGGTTGGGTTTTAGGAGAAGAATCGATATGTTGGATATGTTTGATACGcttgtatattaatatattatataaatatataaatggttttgtaataacgtaacacctggaTCACTGTAATaacaatgttttaagtttattacttAAATTGAtttgtaaatataataattaagttttcgctgtgatttaaaaaaaaaaaaaaaaaaaaaaagagtatggTGTTACATAAAgtcatataatatatacatatattaacatcATTATTTCGTGTAAATTTATTTtagtaaaatatttatatattaattctaAAAATCTTTCCAATTTTAGGttttttttaatttatgtttttatATATGTCACGTGGCAGAATTTAACAAGCAACTGACACGTATCATAATTTAATCAGAATGTGACacgtagtattattatcatgtgaTTTaa
This genomic interval carries:
- the LOC139900150 gene encoding uncharacterized mitochondrial protein AtMg00810-like, with product MVMITYLEIKFSYFILAPYVDDLIITGNHSSTICKFISRLNEEFSIKDLGHLSYFLGLEVAYMNSVDSKPAATPLATAESFTLHGTLLKNSTFYHSLVGALQYLTITRPDISYAVNQVSQFLHAPTTDHFQAVKRIIRYVKGTLVYGLSFHHASKPLLLGYSDADCARCIETRRSTYGYSIFLGGNLISWNAREQSTVARSSCESEYRALANTAVEIVWITHLLRELYVLPPERPTILCDNKSAIFLSQNPVSNKRSKHIDIDYHFVRELVSSEKLYTKFVPTALQLAVIFTKSLPRSLFESFHSKLHVGPPPVRLRGGGEGGIRDKIT